In the Bacillus sp. FJAT-42376 genome, TGAGATCAGGATGGTCTTTGGTTCAGGCTGATGATGCTTTTCTTCCGCAAAACCCTCTGCTGCTTCCCCGCCTGCATATTGAACCATCAGCTGGACAGCTCGCCTTGCAGCATCCTCGACTCTTTCAGGAGCTACTCCTTTTTCAAAGCGGGAACTTGCTTCGCTGCGAAGTCCGTGGTCTTTTGAAGCTCTGCGAACCGTTTGGCCATCAAAATAAGCCGATTCAAGAAGAACATTCACAGTGTCAGCTTTCACTTCAGAATCCGCACCGCCCATGACGCCAGCAAGAGCAACCGGCACCTTGCCGTTTGTAATAACGAGCTGATCCTCTTTTAGCTCGCGTTCTTTATCATCGAGCGTTAGAAGGGTTTCTCCCTTATGAGCCATGCGGATGACTACTTCTTTTGAACCGAAGCGGTCATAGTCAAATGCATGGAGCGGCTGGCCGTATTCAAGAAGCACATAATTTGTAATATCCACGACATTATTATGGGGCCGAATTCCGGCTGCCATCAATCGGGTCTGCATCCAAAGCGGAGATGGAGCAATCGTCACATTTCGGATCACTGCCGCTGTATAATGAGGATTTGCCTCTTTCGCCTCAATGTTCACCGAAATATAGTCAGAAGCTTTTCCGCTTTCCGTTTCATAAGAAATTTCAGGCAGAATGACTTCTCTGTCTAAAATGGCTGCCACTTCATAGGCTACACCAAGCATGCTTAGAGCATCTGAACGGTTCGGCGTCAGACCGAGTTCCAATACTTCATCATCAAGATTCAGCTGCTCGAGAGCATCCGCTCCGGGCTGTACATCGCCCGGGAATACGAAAATTCCCTCTGCATATTCCTTTGGCACAAGCTTTCCTTCTACCCCAAGCTCCTGCAGAGAACAGATCATGCCGTTCGATTCTTCTCCGCGAAGCTTTGCTTTTTTAATTTTAAAATTACCCGGCAGAACCGCCCCAACTGTTGCCACCGCTACTTTCTGGCCTTTATCCACGTTAGGGGCTCCGCAAATAATTTGAACCGGTTCTTCCCTGCCGATATCAACCAGGCATTTATTCAATTTATCTGCATCCGGATGCTGCTCTTTTTCAAGCACATGACCAATCACAACTCCGCTGATGCCGTCATTCAGAACGTCAACACCTTCGACCTCGATTCCGCTCCGGGTAATTTTTTCTGCGAGTTCCTCCGCAGTGATTCCGCTTAAGTCCACATAGTCCTTAAGCCATTTATAGGAAACGAACATGTTTTTCCCTCCTGTTACGCTCTTTTGAATTGTTTAAGAAAACGAAGATCATTTGTATAGAAGTGACGGATATCATCAATGCCGTACTTCAGCATAGCAATTCGCTCAGGTCCCATACCGAAAGCAAATCCCTGGTATTTTTTTGAATCGAATCCTGCCATCTCGAGCACGTTCGGGTGAACCATTCCTGCGCCGAGGATTTCAATCCAGCCCGTCTTTTTGCAGACGCTGCAGCCTTTTCCGCCGCAGTTAAAGCAGGACACATCTACTTCTACAGATGGCTCGGTAAACGGGAAAAAGCTTGGGCGCAGGCGGATTTCGCGTTCATCACCAAACATTTTTTTCGCAAATACTTCAAGTGTTCCTTTTAAATCGCTCATGCTGATTTTCTCGTCAATGACAAGACCTTCAATTTGAGTGAACTGATGGGAGTGCGTCGCATCATCATCGTCCCGGCGGTATACTTTACCCGGGCAAATAATTTTTACAGGACCTTTTCCTGCGTATTTTTTCATCGTTCTTGCCTGAACAGGTGAAGTGTGGGTGCGAAGAAGAATTTCGTCTGTAATGTAGAATGAATCCTGCATATCGCGTGCCGGATGCCCTTTCGGGAGATTCAGCGCTTCAA is a window encoding:
- the pheT gene encoding phenylalanine--tRNA ligase subunit beta gives rise to the protein MFVSYKWLKDYVDLSGITAEELAEKITRSGIEVEGVDVLNDGISGVVIGHVLEKEQHPDADKLNKCLVDIGREEPVQIICGAPNVDKGQKVAVATVGAVLPGNFKIKKAKLRGEESNGMICSLQELGVEGKLVPKEYAEGIFVFPGDVQPGADALEQLNLDDEVLELGLTPNRSDALSMLGVAYEVAAILDREVILPEISYETESGKASDYISVNIEAKEANPHYTAAVIRNVTIAPSPLWMQTRLMAAGIRPHNNVVDITNYVLLEYGQPLHAFDYDRFGSKEVVIRMAHKGETLLTLDDKERELKEDQLVITNGKVPVALAGVMGGADSEVKADTVNVLLESAYFDGQTVRRASKDHGLRSEASSRFEKGVAPERVEDAARRAVQLMVQYAGGEAAEGFAEEKHHQPEPKTILISEEKVNSVLGMDITKAEITDILVRLGFTVKEQNGELAVTVPTRRGDITLQEDIVEEVARLYGYDNIPSTLPLFRSTPGKLTDYQAKRRKVRKFLEGAGLLQAITYSLTSREKAVQFALKETEMTRLSLPMSEERSVLRQSLLPHLLEVLKHNLSRQMDQAAVYETGSVFLTREAEEQPLEKEHLAGAVTGPWENHAWQGEKKPLDFFVVKGILDGLFLELGLAERVEYKQAKKEGLHPGRTAEIYADGKLAGIVGQLHPTVQKEMDLAETYVFELELEDLLKEETAEIQYSVIPRFPSITRDIALVADKEVPAGEILSAIKQAGGKLLKEAAIFDLYEGERMEEGKKSVAFSMIYLDPERTLTDEEVTKTHDKVLKAVSEQFGAVLRG
- the pheS gene encoding phenylalanine--tRNA ligase subunit alpha; protein product: MQEQLKELQQEALQKIEEADGLKSLNDIRVAYLGKKGPITEALRGMGKLSAEERPKMGALANEVREAIAAKITEKQEGLEKAEVEKKLAAETIDVTLPGRPVKTGNRHPITAVVEEIEDLFLGMGYSIEEGPEVEIDYYNFEALNLPKGHPARDMQDSFYITDEILLRTHTSPVQARTMKKYAGKGPVKIICPGKVYRRDDDDATHSHQFTQIEGLVIDEKISMSDLKGTLEVFAKKMFGDEREIRLRPSFFPFTEPSVEVDVSCFNCGGKGCSVCKKTGWIEILGAGMVHPNVLEMAGFDSKKYQGFAFGMGPERIAMLKYGIDDIRHFYTNDLRFLKQFKRA